The sequence AGGTCAGCGAGGCGTGCTCGCGCAGATCCTGCGGATGCTTTGGCGTGCCGTGACGCGCGAGATAATCCGGCGAGGCGCAGATCATGCGCGGGACAGGCACGATCTTGCGCGCGATCAGGCTGGAGGATTCCAGCTCCGCAATCCTCAAGGTCACGTCAAAGCCGTCCTGGACGGGATCGAGCAGATCGTCGCTGAGCACGATCTGGAGCTGAAGCTCGCCATAGCGCGTCATGAAATCGGCCAGCACCGGACCGAGCCGCATGGTGCCGAACGACATCGGCGCGTTGACGCGGAGCAGCCCCCGCGGCGTTGACTGGGCCTGCGTCACCGCCTGATCGGCGGCCTCGATCTCCGAGAGGATCACGACCGCACGCTCGAAATAGCGCTGGCCGTTCTCGGTCGGGCTGGCGTGCCGCGTGGTGCGGTTCAAGAGCTGGACGCCGAGGCTCTCCTCGAGGTCGGCGATGTATTTGCTGATCGCCGAGCGTGACAGCCGCAGCTGCCGGCCCGCCTCGGCAAAACTCCCGCTTTCGACCACTTTGACGAAGGCCCGGAGGCTGGCAACCTTATCCAAGGTCTGGGCCCTGCGATTGTTTCCAAATCGTAGACATAGCCGTCATATTTGCATGGATTGTCTCCAATCCAAAGCGGAACAATATCTCCGCCCAGAGCAAGACCGCTCCCCGAGCTTTGGAGGACGACAATGTCTGGACTGCATCATGTGACCGCGATCGCCGGCGACCCCATCCGCAATTTTGGCTTCTACACCCGGGATCTCGGCCTGCGCTTCGTCAAGAAGACGGTCAATTTCGACGATCCCGGCACCTACCACTTCTATTATGGCGACGAGACCGGCCGCCCCGGCACCATCCTGACCTTCTTCCCCTGGGCCGGCGTGCCGGCAGGCCGCCGCGGCGTCGGCGAGACCCATCAGACCGCCTTCCGCGTGCCGCAGCGCTCGCTCGGCTACTGGACCCAGCGATTCACCGAGAAGGGCATTGCCTATGAGGCGCCGGAGAAGCGCTTTGGCGAGTCCGTGCTGCCCTTCACCGATCCCGATGGCATGGCGCTCGCCCTGGTCGGCGTTCCCGGCGCCGAGAACGAGCCCGGCTGGAGCAATGGCGATGTGCCGGCCGAGCATGCGATCCGCGGCTTCCATGGCGTGACTTTGCTGCTCGACAGCGCGGCGAAGACGGCCGCCGTCCTCACCGACGTGTTCGGCTTCAAGGAGACCGGCCGCGAAGGTTCTGTGATCCGCTTCAAGGCCCCGGGCGATGTCGAAGGCAGCGTCGTCGACATCTACGAGGCCAAGGGCTTTTTGCGCGGGCACCAGGGCGGCGGCTCGGTGCATCACATCGCCTTCCGCGCGGCTGACGATGCCGAGCAGGGCCAGATGGCGCAGAAGCTCGTGAGCAATCACGGCCTGCACCCGACCGAGCAGAGGGACCGCAACTACTTCCGCTCGATCTACTTCCGCGAGCCCGGCGGCGTGCTGTTCGAGATCGCAACCGATATCCCCGGCTTCGCCGTCGACGAGCCCGTCGCGACGCTGGGACGTGACCTGAAGCTGCCCAGCTTCCTCGAGCAGCATCGCAAGCAGATCGAGGACGTGCTGCCGAGCCTGGAAGAGAGCGTGTCATGACCGAGACTTCATTCATCCATCGCTTCGAGCCCGCGCGCGACGCGGGCTCCCCTCCTCTGCTGCTGCTGCACGGCACCGGCGGTGACGAGAACGATCTCCTCGGCCTTGGCAAGATGATCTCGCCGGGCGCGGCCCTGCTCTCGCCACGCGGCCGCGTGCTCGAGCACGGCATGCCGCGCTTCTTCCGCCGCCTCGCGGAGGGTGTATTCGACGAGGAGGACGTGCGACGGCGTGCACGCGAGCTCGGCGACTTCGTTACGGAAGCGCGGCAACGCTACGGCATCGCCGCGCCTGTCGCGGTCGGCTTCTCCAACGGCGCCAACATTGCAGCCGCGCTGTTGCTGCTGAAGCCGGACGCGCTTGCAGGCGCGATCCTGCTGCGCGCCATGGTGCCGCTGTCGGATCCGCCCAAAGCGCAGCTCGGTGGCAAACCTGTCCTCCTCCTGTCCGGGCAGGCTGATCCGATCGTGCCGGCGAGCAACTCGGCGCAGCTCGCCGCGCTGCTGTCGCAAGCCGGCGGCAGCGTGACGCACAAGGTCCTGCCGGCGGGCCATCAATTGTCGCAGGCCGACGTGACGCTCGCCCGCGACTGGATTGGCAACGTCGCCGCCGAAGCGGCCTGACGAAGAAGCGACGCATCGCACAACTGCGATGCGTCGCTTCGAACCTCTGCAAGCGACCTTCCGCCGCATCTGCGCAATCGGGCGCCAGCCTGCCGGAAATTTCCGCTTGCCCGTTTCTGCGCCAGGCTTAGAATTTGGGACAAGGTTCCGAAATTTGGAACTACCTTGGACCAGCTTTCATGAGCGCTCTCACCAACGCGATCGAGATCCTCCGCTGCTTTTCCAGCGCGCGGCCGGATCTGTCGTTTGCGGACGTGATGGCGTTGACGGGCAAGCCGAAGAGCTCGACCTCGCGGCTGCTGCGCTCGTTGCGCGATTGCGGCCTGCTCGAGCAGGACCCGCACACGCGCCGCTACCGGCCGGGCCTGCTCACCTTCGAACTCGGCCGGCTGCACCGTGCCCATGACGATCTCATCAGCATGGCCGAGCGCGAACTCCGCGAGGTTTGCGCGCGCACCGGGCACACGGGTTACATCGCCGTGCTCGACGGCTTTGAGCAGGTCGTGCTCCGCATCGTGCCCGGCTCGAATCCCCTGCGCGTCGTCAATCCGCCGGGCCAGCGCACGCCGGCGCTCGCGACCTCGAACGGCCGCGCCATGCTGGCGCGCCTCTCCGACGAGGACATCCGTGCGCGCGTGCCGGCGACCTATCCAAAGCTGCCGCGCAACTCGCCGCAGACTTTCAAGCAGTTGATCACGCGCCTCGACGAGATTCGCCGCACCGGCGTGTCGGAGGCGGCCGATGAATCCATCGAGGGCGTCGGCTCACAGGGCTTTGCCCTCAAGAGCGGCGAGACCGGCGAGATGATTGGCATCGCGGTGTCCTATTCCGTGCAGGCGACCACCGCCGCCGAGCGCGCCAATGTCCGCCGCGAGTTGGCGGCGATGGCCGCGAAGCTGCGACGACTGACCGGCGATCCGCTCGATCAGGACACCGCGCGCATCCAGACGGGGACGCGATGAGCAGCACCGCAACCACCCGTCTCAACGGCCTTGCGCTGTTCATCCTGCCGAGCGCGCTGCTGTTTGCCTTGTTCTTCTTCCTGCCGATCGGGCTGATGGCGCTGATGAGCGTGCTCACCGGCAATCCCGTGGTGATGCCGAAGGTCGCCTTCACCACGCGCCACTACGCCCGCATGATCGGCGATCCCTATTATCTCGAGGTGATCTGGACCACGATCCGGATCGGGCTCGTCACCACGCTGGTCGCGCTCCTGATCGGCTATCCGCTGGCGCACTGGATGGCGCGCATCAAGAGCCGTGCCGGTCACGCGCTGCTGCTGATGGCGGTGTTGGCGCCGATGCTGACCGGCATCGTGGTGCGCACCTTCGCCTGGATGACGCTGCTCTCCGACAAGGGCGTGGTCAACCAGACCCTGATGTCGCTCGGCCTCATCGCTCAGCCGCTGAAGCTGATGTACACCGAGACCGGCATCGTGGTCGGCCTCGTCCACATCTACGTGCCCTTCATGGTGCTGACGCTGACCGGCGTCATCGGCCGGATCGACGAGCGGCTGGAGCAGGCCGCCGAAAATCTCGGCGCCAGCCCCTTGCGCGCCTTCCTCGAGGTGACGCTGCCGCTCAGCCTGCCCGGCATCCTCGCCGGCTCGCTGCTGGTGTTCGCGCTCGCGATCAGCGCTTATGTTACGCCGATCCTGCTCGGCGGCTTCCAGATCATGACGCTGCCGATCCTGATCTACCAGCAGATCTCAGCGAACTTCAACGTCGGCTTCGCTGCCGCGCTCGGCATCGTGCTGCTCGCGATCTCGCTCATGCTCGTCATCGCCTATAACCGCGCACTCGGCCTCGTCTCAGGCCAGCGCGAATTGCAGTGAGGCGAACGATGCAAACCTCGGCCTCGCACAGCGCATCGCTTCCGGCGGCACAGCAGGCGGCGTCCGTGCATACGCCCGGGCCTATCAGGCACTACGGCCGATACCTCTATCTCGCGATCAACATCGCCATCCTGGTCTTCCTGCTGGCGCCGATCGCAATCGTCGTGGTGTTCGCGCTGAACCCGACGCCGTTCATCCAGTTTCCGCCGGTCGGCGTGTCGCTGCGCTGGTTCGAAAAATTCTTCGCTTCGCGCGACTTCATGCATGCGCTCGGCTTCAGCCTCGAAGTCGCCGTGCTCACCACCCTGTCCGCGACGATCCTCGGCGCCTCGGCAGCGCTGGCGCTCGCGCGCGGCAACCTGCCGGGCACGCGGCTGATCGTTGCCACCATGCTCTCGCCCCTGATGCTGCCGGCGATCCTCACCGGCCTGGCACTGTTCCAGACCTATGTGCTGCTCGATGTGGGTCGGCCCACCTGGGGCCTCGTCGCCGGCCATACGCTGGTGACGCTGCCTTATGTGGTGCGCACCACGCTCGCCGTGCTGCATAATTTCGACACGCGTCTGGAGGAAGCCGCGCGCAATCTCGGCGCAAGTCCGTTGCGCACCTTCTTCGAGGTGACGCTGCCGCTGATCAAGCCGGGCGTGCTTGCGGGCGCGATCTTCGCCTTCATCGTCTCGTTCGACCAGTTCCCGGTGTCGCTGTTCCTGGTCTCGCCGGGCAACGAGACGCTGCCGGTCACGCTGTTCAATTATCTGAAGTTCGATCTGGACGGCACCATCGGCGCCGCCTCGGTGGTCTCGATCGTGCTCGCTTTTATCGTCGTCATCGGGCTCGACCGCACGGTCGGCCTGCGCTCCTACGTCAAATTGTAACCGCTCATTGCAACGAAGGAACCGACACATGATGAAAGCTCTGGGATCGTCACGGCTCAGCCGCCGCCGCTTTCTGACCGCGAGCGCCTCGCTCGGCATCGGCACCATCGCCGCGCCTTACGTCGCGCGCGCCGACGATCCGACGCTGCGCATCACCGGATGGGGCGGCAAGTGGGGCGAGATCATGAAGGCCGAGATCGGGCCCGCCTTCGAGAGCGAGTTCAAGTGCAAGCTCCAGACTGACTCCGCTTTCCCCTATCTGCCAAAACTCCAGGCAAGCTCGCGCTCGGCGCCGATCTACGACGTGCTGCACACCAATTCCAACGAGCAGTGGGCCGCCGCCGAGATAGGGCTGGTCGAGCCGAAGATCGATCCCAAGCTGGTGCCGAACCTCGCCGACGTCTATCCCTACGCCGTCAGCGACAAGATCGTCGGCGTCTCGATCTTCACCAGCGCCATCGGCCTTGGCGTTCGCACCGACAAGGGCTACGGCAACATCACCTCCTGGAAGGAGCTCTGGGACGCAAAGTACAACGGCGTCCGCGGCGGCTATGTCATTCCCGTCAACAGCCTCGGCCAAGCCTTCCTGATGATGTGCGGCACGCTGTTCGGCAAGGGGCAGACCGATCTCGACGCGGCCTATGCCGCACTGGAGAAGCTGAAGCCGATCAAGATCGTCGACTTCACCGGCGCGATGGAAAAGATGCTGCTCTCAGGCGAAGTCGGCCTCTGCGTCATCCACGATTCCGGCATCTACCGCTATGACGGGCAGAACCAGCCGACCGATTTCGTCTCGCCGAGCGAAGGCGTGCTGTCGCTGGAGCAGGTTTTGACCATCACGCCCGGCAGCAAGATGAAGGAACTCGCCAACGCCTACGTGAACTACATGCTGCGTCCCGAGGTGCAGAAGCGCTTGGCTGAAACGGTCTGGTACTCGCCGGCCAACAGACGCGTGAAGCTCGACGCCAAATACGACGCCAAGCTGCTCACCACGCCCGAGAAGGTCTCCAAGCTGATCCAGGTCGACTGGAAGTGGTACAACGAACGCAAGGACGAGATCGACCAGCGCGTCAACCGGATCTTCCGCGCATGAGCGCGTCGATCGAGATCGCAGGGGTCAGCAAGGTCTATGACGGCGGCGTCCGCGCGGTGGACGCGGTCGCGATGGACATCAGGCAAGGCGAGTTCTTCTCCCTGCTCGGCCCCTCCGGCTGCGGCAAGACCACGACGCTGCGCATGATCGCCGGCTTCGAGACGCCGAGCTCGGGCGCGATCCGCGTCGACGGCGCCGACATCACCCATGTGCCGGCGCACAAGCGCGACATGGGCATGGTGTTCCAGAACTACGCGCTGTTCCCGCATCGGACCGTCGCCGAGAACGTCGCCTTCGGCCTGCGCATGCGCGGGCTCGACAAGGCGACCATTGCGGCCAAGGTGAAGGCGGCGCTCGCCATGGTCGAGCTGTCCGGGCTGGAAGGCCGACGCCCGGCCCAGCTCTCCGGCGGCCAGCAGCAGCGCGTCGCGCTTGCCCGCGCCATCGTCATCGCGCCGCGCGTCCTGCTCTGCGACGAGCCGTTAGGGGCGCTCGACAAGAAGCTGCGCCAGCAGATGCAGTTCGAGCTCAAGCAACTGCAGAAGAAGCTCGGCCTCACCCTGGTCTTCGTCACTCACGACCAGGAAGAAGCACTGGCGATGTCCGACCGCATCGCCGTGATGAACGGCGGCCGCGTCGAGCAGGTCGGCACGCCCACGGAAATCTACAACCAGCCGACGACGCGCTTCGTCGCCGACTTCATCGGCGACACCAACATCTTCCGCGGCGAGCGCACCGCGACCAGCACGGTTGCCTCGGCGCTCGATGTCGGCAAGGGCCTGATCCTGGCGCTGCCGCCGACCGAGGCGCGGGGCACTGGCGTGCTCTCGGTCGCGCTGCGCCCGGAAAAGATTCGCCTCATCCCGCGCGGCGACGGCGCCACCCCAGCCGGCATCTCCGCGCATGGCATCGTCGAGAACACCAACTTTCTCGGCGGCGCCGTGCTCTATCGCATCACGCTCGAGGGTGGCCATCGCGTTCTCGTGCAACAACCCAATGCAGGCACGAGCCGCCTGTTCGTTCCCGGCAACGGTGTCACGCTCCAGTGGACGCCGGCCGATCTCGTCGTGTTGAAGGACTAGACATGAACATGCCATTGAAGCACCAGCGCATCGGAGTGGTCGTGATCGGCCAGAGCCCGCGCCCGACCGTCGCTGCCGAGATCGCTGCCGTGTTGTCGCCGGGCATCCAGATCGAGCTGCGCGGCGCGCTCGACGGCATGAGCCGCGCCGAGATCGATGCCATTCCGCCGATGGACGGCTACGACACGCTGTTCACGCTGCTGCCGAACGGCGACGGCGTCACCATCAGCAAGAAGGAAGTCGAGCGACGCGCGAGCCAGCAGATCACGCGCTTCAAGCACGAGGGCGTCGGCGTGACGCTGATGGCCTGCACCGGCAAATTCCCCAACCTCGCGGCCGACGGCCTCGTCATCCTGCCCTCGGCCGTCCTGCATAATCTCGTCGAGGCCGTGCTGCCGAAGGGACGGCTCGGCGTATTCTCGCCGCTGCCCGAGCAGACCGCGCTGATCGACAAGAAGTGGCAGCGCGAGGGCGTCGAGGTTGTCGGCATCACGCTGCGCCCCGGCTCGAGCGAGGCTGCCGTCGACGAGGCTGCATGCACCATGGCCGACCTCGAGCCCGATCTCGTGGTGATGGACTGCATCAGCTACACCAGCGCCAACAAGGCGCGCGTGCGCAAGGCCTATCCCGGCCCCGTGATCCTCGGCATTGCCGCGGCGGCCCGCATCGTCGAGGAGCTGGTGTCGTGAGCAAGGTGGAATTGAAGACGATCAGCCTCGAAGAGATCGAGGCACTCGCGGTCGGCGCCTGGATCCTCGGCACCGGTGGCGGCGGCAGCCCCTATCTCGGCCTGCTCAATCTGCGCCGGCTCTATGCCGAAGGGCACTGCGTGCAACTGATGTCGCCGCTCGACCTCGACGACGCGGACTGGGTCGCTGTTGTCTCCAACATGGGCGCGCCGCTGGTCGGGCAGGAGCGCCTTGCCGACAGCCGCAACATCGCGCGCGCCGTGCGCATGCAGGAAGAGATCAACAACATCAAGTTCCGCGCTGTGATGTCGGTCGAGATCGGCGGCGGCAATGGCGT is a genomic window of Bradyrhizobium sp. CB1717 containing:
- a CDS encoding LysR family transcriptional regulator, which produces MDKVASLRAFVKVVESGSFAEAGRQLRLSRSAISKYIADLEESLGVQLLNRTTRHASPTENGQRYFERAVVILSEIEAADQAVTQAQSTPRGLLRVNAPMSFGTMRLGPVLADFMTRYGELQLQIVLSDDLLDPVQDGFDVTLRIAELESSSLIARKIVPVPRMICASPDYLARHGTPKHPQDLREHASLTYGFLLTGNQWKLTGSDGDHWIQPAWSLCVNNAEVLRDVAIKGRGLALLPEFIAADALRKGELRTVLDNYSAPPLALYAVYPPTRHLSVKVRLFIDFLVERFGREDGGVGTR
- a CDS encoding ring-cleaving dioxygenase, which produces MSGLHHVTAIAGDPIRNFGFYTRDLGLRFVKKTVNFDDPGTYHFYYGDETGRPGTILTFFPWAGVPAGRRGVGETHQTAFRVPQRSLGYWTQRFTEKGIAYEAPEKRFGESVLPFTDPDGMALALVGVPGAENEPGWSNGDVPAEHAIRGFHGVTLLLDSAAKTAAVLTDVFGFKETGREGSVIRFKAPGDVEGSVVDIYEAKGFLRGHQGGGSVHHIAFRAADDAEQGQMAQKLVSNHGLHPTEQRDRNYFRSIYFREPGGVLFEIATDIPGFAVDEPVATLGRDLKLPSFLEQHRKQIEDVLPSLEESVS
- a CDS encoding alpha/beta hydrolase translates to MTETSFIHRFEPARDAGSPPLLLLHGTGGDENDLLGLGKMISPGAALLSPRGRVLEHGMPRFFRRLAEGVFDEEDVRRRARELGDFVTEARQRYGIAAPVAVGFSNGANIAAALLLLKPDALAGAILLRAMVPLSDPPKAQLGGKPVLLLSGQADPIVPASNSAQLAALLSQAGGSVTHKVLPAGHQLSQADVTLARDWIGNVAAEAA
- a CDS encoding IclR family transcriptional regulator, yielding MSALTNAIEILRCFSSARPDLSFADVMALTGKPKSSTSRLLRSLRDCGLLEQDPHTRRYRPGLLTFELGRLHRAHDDLISMAERELREVCARTGHTGYIAVLDGFEQVVLRIVPGSNPLRVVNPPGQRTPALATSNGRAMLARLSDEDIRARVPATYPKLPRNSPQTFKQLITRLDEIRRTGVSEAADESIEGVGSQGFALKSGETGEMIGIAVSYSVQATTAAERANVRRELAAMAAKLRRLTGDPLDQDTARIQTGTR
- a CDS encoding ABC transporter permease produces the protein MSSTATTRLNGLALFILPSALLFALFFFLPIGLMALMSVLTGNPVVMPKVAFTTRHYARMIGDPYYLEVIWTTIRIGLVTTLVALLIGYPLAHWMARIKSRAGHALLLMAVLAPMLTGIVVRTFAWMTLLSDKGVVNQTLMSLGLIAQPLKLMYTETGIVVGLVHIYVPFMVLTLTGVIGRIDERLEQAAENLGASPLRAFLEVTLPLSLPGILAGSLLVFALAISAYVTPILLGGFQIMTLPILIYQQISANFNVGFAAALGIVLLAISLMLVIAYNRALGLVSGQRELQ
- a CDS encoding ABC transporter permease, with protein sequence MQTSASHSASLPAAQQAASVHTPGPIRHYGRYLYLAINIAILVFLLAPIAIVVVFALNPTPFIQFPPVGVSLRWFEKFFASRDFMHALGFSLEVAVLTTLSATILGASAALALARGNLPGTRLIVATMLSPLMLPAILTGLALFQTYVLLDVGRPTWGLVAGHTLVTLPYVVRTTLAVLHNFDTRLEEAARNLGASPLRTFFEVTLPLIKPGVLAGAIFAFIVSFDQFPVSLFLVSPGNETLPVTLFNYLKFDLDGTIGAASVVSIVLAFIVVIGLDRTVGLRSYVKL
- a CDS encoding extracellular solute-binding protein; protein product: MMKALGSSRLSRRRFLTASASLGIGTIAAPYVARADDPTLRITGWGGKWGEIMKAEIGPAFESEFKCKLQTDSAFPYLPKLQASSRSAPIYDVLHTNSNEQWAAAEIGLVEPKIDPKLVPNLADVYPYAVSDKIVGVSIFTSAIGLGVRTDKGYGNITSWKELWDAKYNGVRGGYVIPVNSLGQAFLMMCGTLFGKGQTDLDAAYAALEKLKPIKIVDFTGAMEKMLLSGEVGLCVIHDSGIYRYDGQNQPTDFVSPSEGVLSLEQVLTITPGSKMKELANAYVNYMLRPEVQKRLAETVWYSPANRRVKLDAKYDAKLLTTPEKVSKLIQVDWKWYNERKDEIDQRVNRIFRA
- a CDS encoding ABC transporter ATP-binding protein, whose translation is MSASIEIAGVSKVYDGGVRAVDAVAMDIRQGEFFSLLGPSGCGKTTTLRMIAGFETPSSGAIRVDGADITHVPAHKRDMGMVFQNYALFPHRTVAENVAFGLRMRGLDKATIAAKVKAALAMVELSGLEGRRPAQLSGGQQQRVALARAIVIAPRVLLCDEPLGALDKKLRQQMQFELKQLQKKLGLTLVFVTHDQEEALAMSDRIAVMNGGRVEQVGTPTEIYNQPTTRFVADFIGDTNIFRGERTATSTVASALDVGKGLILALPPTEARGTGVLSVALRPEKIRLIPRGDGATPAGISAHGIVENTNFLGGAVLYRITLEGGHRVLVQQPNAGTSRLFVPGNGVTLQWTPADLVVLKD
- a CDS encoding AroM family protein; the encoded protein is MNMPLKHQRIGVVVIGQSPRPTVAAEIAAVLSPGIQIELRGALDGMSRAEIDAIPPMDGYDTLFTLLPNGDGVTISKKEVERRASQQITRFKHEGVGVTLMACTGKFPNLAADGLVILPSAVLHNLVEAVLPKGRLGVFSPLPEQTALIDKKWQREGVEVVGITLRPGSSEAAVDEAACTMADLEPDLVVMDCISYTSANKARVRKAYPGPVILGIAAAARIVEELVS